One window of Corynebacterium accolens genomic DNA carries:
- a CDS encoding gluconokinase, with the protein MDQNKFRHVVVMGVSGSGKTTVGEALSPLVGLEYRDGDDMHTQANIDKMAAGTPLNDEDREPWLKQIGQWLADRPEGAMVGCSALKRKYRDLIRQYCPGVAFVHVHGDFDVLYKRMQHRPGHFMPASLLQSQFDTLEPLEEDETGRVFDVTRPAEDIAEEAAAWIKTGA; encoded by the coding sequence ATGGACCAGAACAAATTCCGTCACGTCGTCGTCATGGGAGTCTCTGGCTCTGGCAAGACAACGGTGGGGGAGGCCCTGTCGCCGCTGGTCGGGCTAGAGTACCGCGACGGCGATGATATGCACACGCAGGCAAATATCGACAAGATGGCCGCGGGAACGCCGCTGAATGATGAGGACCGGGAGCCGTGGCTAAAACAGATCGGTCAGTGGCTGGCGGATAGGCCGGAAGGTGCGATGGTGGGGTGCAGCGCGCTAAAACGCAAGTACAGGGATCTGATTAGGCAGTACTGCCCAGGCGTGGCGTTTGTGCACGTACACGGGGACTTTGATGTGTTGTATAAGCGGATGCAACACCGGCCGGGACACTTCATGCCAGCGTCGCTGTTGCAGTCGCAGTTCGACACCTTGGAACCGTTGGAAGAGGACGAAACTGGCCGCGTCTTCGATGTGACGCGGCCAGCGGAAGATATTGCAGAAGAGGCTGCTGCCTGGATAAAGACCGGCGCTTAA
- a CDS encoding GntP family permease produces the protein MDTWEPTLSTGPLLGIAIAAIALILVLVIYFKLHAFLTLLVVSALTALAAGIPLEGIVPTMTESFSSTLGSVALLVGLGAMIGRLVEASGGAQSLADAMVRRFGENKAPLALGIASLIMGFPIFFDAGLIVMLPVIFAVARRLDGPVLAFGLPAAGAFSVMHVYLPPHPGPVAASEFYGADLGLVLLVGLLLALPTWYISGYRFGLFAGKKFPFKVTDAITGPVLEKEEQPLKPASAATVISTLLIPMVLIFFNTGLNALASYGTIDADATWVRFFVMLGQTPIALLITVLIALVVLGLRRGEEKTALEKLVDSSLGPICSVVLITGAGGMFGGVLRTSGIGDALADSLSGLGIPVILACYLIAVALRLAQGSATVALTTAAALMVPAVEAGGFTELQLALIVVATAAGSVFGSHVNDSGFWLVGRLMGMDTMTTLKTWTVNQMLISVIGFALVLVLYGAAAVF, from the coding sequence ATGGATACTTGGGAGCCAACACTTTCTACTGGCCCACTCCTCGGAATCGCCATCGCCGCGATTGCATTAATCCTCGTGCTTGTCATCTATTTCAAGCTGCATGCATTTTTAACGTTGCTGGTGGTCTCCGCCCTGACGGCACTCGCGGCCGGCATACCGCTCGAGGGCATTGTCCCTACGATGACGGAAAGCTTTAGCTCCACCCTTGGCTCGGTGGCGCTTCTGGTGGGACTCGGCGCCATGATCGGCCGGCTCGTGGAGGCTTCCGGCGGTGCTCAGTCGCTTGCCGATGCCATGGTTCGCCGCTTCGGCGAAAACAAAGCGCCCCTTGCACTCGGCATCGCCTCGCTGATTATGGGCTTCCCTATATTCTTCGACGCTGGTCTTATCGTGATGCTGCCGGTTATCTTTGCCGTCGCCCGCCGCCTGGATGGCCCAGTCCTTGCCTTTGGCCTGCCGGCCGCTGGCGCCTTTTCTGTCATGCACGTCTACCTGCCACCGCACCCCGGTCCTGTCGCCGCCAGCGAATTCTACGGCGCCGACCTCGGATTGGTGCTGCTCGTCGGCCTGCTGCTGGCCCTTCCAACCTGGTATATCTCCGGCTACCGCTTCGGACTTTTTGCCGGAAAGAAGTTCCCGTTCAAGGTCACCGATGCCATCACCGGGCCTGTCCTTGAAAAGGAAGAACAACCCTTAAAACCAGCCTCCGCCGCCACGGTGATTTCCACCTTGCTCATCCCGATGGTGCTCATCTTCTTCAATACCGGGCTCAACGCTCTAGCTTCCTACGGCACCATCGATGCTGATGCCACGTGGGTCAGGTTCTTCGTCATGCTCGGCCAAACTCCAATCGCACTGCTGATTACGGTGCTTATCGCGCTGGTAGTCCTCGGCCTGCGCCGCGGCGAGGAAAAGACGGCTCTGGAAAAACTCGTTGACTCCTCGCTCGGCCCTATCTGTTCCGTCGTGCTCATCACCGGTGCGGGCGGCATGTTCGGCGGCGTGCTTCGCACCTCCGGCATTGGCGATGCGCTTGCCGATTCCCTCTCCGGCCTCGGCATCCCCGTCATCCTGGCCTGCTATCTCATCGCCGTAGCCCTCCGCCTGGCACAAGGTTCAGCCACCGTCGCGCTCACCACGGCTGCTGCCCTCATGGTCCCCGCCGTGGAAGCTGGCGGTTTCACCGAGCTCCAACTCGCACTCATCGTTGTGGCCACCGCCGCCGGTTCGGTCTTCGGCTCGCACGTTAACGATTCCGGCTTCTGGCTCGTCGGCCGTCTGATGGGCATGGACACGATGACAACGCTGAAGACATGGACCGTTAATCAGATGCTCATCTCCGTCATTGGCTTCGCACTCGTCCTAGTCCTCTACGGCGCGGCTGCAGTCTTTTAA
- a CDS encoding threonine/serine ThrE exporter family protein, translating to MGVEADVVLRVGMMLMGAGTSGYRVLRGMKRSARALGFDHLDANVGLTQITCTFHRGDSFRTVIARTHSPAVDASRIEALEDLTHNHLYSGITAEELSGMLDSIESDVKKRWSVWVLSTAAAVACAAFAFLNFFPVQAVGLVALAAFVGQFVRYEVLHQHVHQIGGIIAGGAAASITFFILIELLGFAGVVEPSSLSSGYVAAVLFLIPGFPLFSALIDIARFDFDAGIARLGYAFTVIFTATFTVSMVSWLTDLSPDPPVPAPDTRWYLLASVASFFGIAGFAFLFNSSRRMVLVAASVGTVANAVRLGLLELGTTIYFAAFIGGLIIGLLGAVASQKARLPRITTTVPAAVIMIPGVTMFRAVYYLNDGQMDQAVANVATGLMVVGAIGAGMVFARLLTDRDWALGRLIDFDKEIPRKKPI from the coding sequence ATGGGCGTGGAAGCTGACGTCGTCTTGCGCGTCGGAATGATGCTGATGGGGGCGGGCACATCAGGCTATCGCGTGCTGCGCGGCATGAAGCGCAGCGCCCGCGCGCTGGGGTTTGATCACTTGGATGCCAACGTGGGGCTGACCCAGATTACCTGTACCTTTCACCGGGGCGATTCCTTTCGCACCGTGATTGCGCGCACGCACTCGCCGGCCGTCGATGCCTCCCGCATTGAGGCGTTGGAGGATCTCACCCATAACCACCTATATTCCGGCATTACCGCGGAAGAGCTTTCGGGGATGCTCGATTCCATAGAAAGCGATGTGAAAAAGCGCTGGAGCGTGTGGGTCCTATCCACGGCGGCAGCGGTCGCGTGCGCGGCGTTTGCTTTCTTGAACTTCTTTCCGGTGCAGGCGGTAGGCCTCGTGGCGCTGGCAGCGTTCGTGGGACAATTCGTGCGCTATGAGGTACTGCACCAGCATGTGCACCAAATTGGCGGGATCATCGCCGGTGGTGCGGCAGCCAGCATCACGTTTTTTATCCTCATCGAGCTCCTAGGATTTGCCGGGGTAGTAGAGCCGAGCTCGCTGTCCTCGGGCTATGTTGCGGCGGTGCTCTTTTTGATTCCGGGGTTCCCGCTGTTCTCGGCCCTAATTGATATCGCGCGCTTTGACTTTGATGCGGGTATCGCCCGGCTGGGTTATGCGTTTACGGTCATCTTTACCGCTACGTTTACCGTCTCCATGGTCAGTTGGCTAACGGATCTCAGCCCGGATCCGCCGGTTCCTGCACCGGATACGCGGTGGTACCTGCTGGCTTCTGTCGCCAGTTTCTTCGGCATCGCGGGCTTTGCCTTCCTCTTTAACTCCTCGCGCCGCATGGTGTTGGTGGCTGCAAGCGTGGGAACCGTGGCCAACGCGGTGCGCCTTGGCCTCCTTGAGCTGGGCACGACCATCTACTTTGCGGCGTTCATTGGTGGGCTGATTATCGGGCTCTTGGGTGCGGTGGCCTCCCAAAAGGCGCGGTTGCCGCGCATCACCACCACCGTGCCGGCCGCCGTCATCATGATCCCCGGGGTGACGATGTTCCGCGCGGTCTATTACCTCAACGATGGCCAGATGGATCAGGCGGTGGCGAATGTGGCCACCGGTCTGATGGTCGTAGGCGCCATTGGTGCAGGGATGGTATTTGCTCGTCTGCTGACGGACCGCGATTGGGCGCTGGGGCGCCTTATTGATTTCGATAAGGAGATCCCACGGAAGAAGCCCATCTAG
- a CDS encoding MFS transporter, whose protein sequence is MAPLIAPPPASDESARTDVDVPGTSHEQRVSAIKAAFIGTFIEWFDYAAYIYMSAIISRVFFPEMEGRRALILTFALFALSFLVRPIGGIVWGHIGDRHGRIHTLTYSIVLMSLATACIGLLPGYATIGFAATLLLLLCRMVQGFSAAGEYAGAATHLAEIAPPGKRGIYAAVVPSATASGLLLGSLIAAFLTGVLDDDALHSWGWRVPFLVAVPLGLYGLWIRRHTEESNRFEKHADTELSPLRQVLKYPKALAIAFAGAVLNAIGFYVILTYLPTYLSEELGMAETPAFIASSVASAFYVGFALLTGLLSDRLGRRTTMLCAALFMGLAIIPAFMLLDGAGILLVIIIQVCLGGVLALNDGVLPSFLSEQFPTHVRLSGFALTFNTANAIFGGTAPMIATWLIDTTGNKLAPAFYLVAAAIVTGTAVLFAPRKNKLVA, encoded by the coding sequence ATGGCTCCTCTGATAGCCCCACCGCCAGCGAGCGATGAATCTGCGCGAACGGATGTGGACGTTCCTGGCACTTCACATGAACAGCGCGTTTCCGCCATCAAGGCCGCATTCATCGGCACGTTTATTGAGTGGTTCGATTATGCGGCCTATATCTATATGTCCGCGATTATCTCGCGCGTCTTCTTCCCAGAAATGGAAGGTCGCCGCGCGCTGATTTTGACCTTTGCGCTCTTTGCGCTGTCATTCTTGGTGCGCCCCATCGGTGGAATCGTCTGGGGCCATATTGGTGATAGGCACGGCCGCATCCACACGTTGACCTATTCCATCGTGCTGATGTCGCTGGCGACCGCCTGCATCGGTCTATTGCCTGGGTATGCCACTATCGGCTTTGCCGCCACGCTATTGCTCCTGCTGTGCCGCATGGTGCAAGGCTTTTCCGCCGCCGGTGAATATGCCGGCGCCGCCACGCACCTGGCTGAGATTGCCCCACCTGGAAAACGCGGGATTTATGCTGCGGTAGTGCCATCGGCAACCGCATCCGGGCTGCTCTTGGGCTCGCTCATCGCGGCCTTTCTTACCGGTGTGCTCGATGATGATGCCCTGCATTCCTGGGGCTGGCGCGTGCCCTTCCTAGTGGCGGTGCCGCTCGGCCTGTACGGCTTATGGATCCGCCGCCATACGGAGGAATCCAACCGCTTTGAAAAGCACGCGGACACCGAACTTTCGCCCCTGCGCCAGGTGCTGAAATACCCCAAGGCCCTGGCCATTGCCTTTGCCGGCGCGGTGCTCAACGCGATTGGCTTCTACGTCATCTTGACCTACCTGCCCACCTATCTTTCGGAGGAGCTGGGCATGGCGGAAACTCCGGCGTTTATCGCGTCTTCGGTGGCCTCCGCGTTCTACGTGGGCTTTGCGCTGTTGACCGGCCTGCTCTCTGATCGCCTGGGACGGCGCACCACCATGCTGTGCGCCGCGCTCTTTATGGGCCTTGCCATCATTCCGGCATTCATGCTTCTCGATGGCGCAGGCATTCTGCTCGTCATCATCATTCAGGTGTGCCTGGGTGGGGTGCTGGCGCTTAACGATGGCGTCTTGCCCTCCTTCCTTTCCGAGCAGTTCCCCACGCATGTGCGCCTGTCTGGTTTCGCGCTGACGTTTAATACTGCCAATGCCATCTTCGGCGGTACTGCCCCGATGATCGCGACGTGGCTGATTGATACCACCGGAAATAAACTAGCCCCGGCCTTTTATCTGGTGGCTGCGGCGATCGTGACGGGTACTGCCGTGCTCTTCGCGCCGCGCAAGAACAAGCTGGTGGCATAA
- a CDS encoding glycine betaine ABC transporter substrate-binding protein, whose protein sequence is MKRLLATLAAASTFFLAGCGLGTAGGLIPSGQLKGDLADIDLDGANISIGSKNFTEQVILGKIGAILLESAGANVKDLTNIPGSTSARQALEVGDMDSMFEYTGTAWITYLGNADPVPGSQEQYEAVKEADKDHGLTWLPPAPMNNTYALAISEQSHAQYGLESLADIKGVPANEQTFCTDSEFLARNDGLLTMLDSYGIEQPPRDRIRIMDSGAVYAALNKGECTLGSIFATDGRIKSLNLTVLEDPELFFPKYNLAPVVRTEVLEEYPEIKDLFAPLAKLLTDEKMQELNARVDVDGEDYTAVAQDFLIDEGLLEG, encoded by the coding sequence ATGAAACGCCTCCTCGCAACACTTGCCGCCGCAAGCACCTTCTTCCTCGCTGGGTGCGGCCTCGGCACCGCCGGTGGCCTCATCCCGAGCGGACAGTTAAAGGGCGACCTGGCCGATATCGACTTGGACGGCGCCAATATTTCCATCGGTTCCAAAAACTTCACCGAGCAGGTCATCCTGGGCAAGATTGGTGCCATCCTCTTGGAATCCGCAGGTGCCAACGTAAAGGACCTAACCAATATCCCCGGCTCTACCTCGGCGCGCCAAGCGCTGGAGGTCGGCGATATGGACTCCATGTTTGAATACACCGGTACCGCCTGGATTACCTACCTGGGCAACGCCGATCCGGTCCCCGGCTCGCAGGAGCAATACGAGGCAGTGAAGGAGGCCGATAAGGACCATGGACTTACCTGGCTACCCCCAGCGCCGATGAATAATACGTACGCGCTGGCCATTAGCGAGCAGTCCCACGCACAGTACGGCCTCGAATCGCTGGCCGATATCAAGGGAGTTCCCGCCAACGAGCAGACCTTTTGCACCGATAGCGAATTCTTAGCCCGCAATGACGGCCTGCTTACCATGTTGGATAGCTATGGCATTGAACAACCACCGCGCGACCGCATCAGGATTATGGATTCCGGCGCCGTCTATGCCGCCTTGAATAAGGGCGAGTGCACCCTCGGTTCCATCTTTGCCACCGATGGCCGCATTAAGTCCTTAAACCTCACCGTGCTGGAGGACCCTGAGCTCTTCTTCCCCAAGTACAACCTCGCCCCGGTTGTGCGCACCGAGGTCTTGGAAGAATACCCAGAGATCAAGGATCTCTTCGCTCCCCTCGCGAAACTCCTGACGGATGAGAAGATGCAGGAGCTCAATGCCCGCGTGGACGTCGACGGTGAGGACTACACCGCCGTGGCACAGGATTTCCTCATCGATGAAGGCCTGCTAGAAGGATAA
- a CDS encoding ABC transporter permease, with the protein MEKFKRLTGEDRLLIIGIPILVVLTVGGWLIWHATAELDDIEERTLQISSVLTMTREHLVLVVISALLVIATAVPLGIVLTRKSTKFMAPIITSIANIGQAAPVVGVIVLLAIWLGFGEPVAVLGLWFYAFLPVLANVIAGLRGVDKQLVEAAYGLSMSPIQVLTKVELPMALPVIMTGIRTSLVLLVGAGAFATFIDAGGLGGLITTGITLYRNPILISGAVLIAALALAVEWVGRVLEVVFAPKGMIK; encoded by the coding sequence GTGGAGAAATTTAAGCGCCTGACCGGTGAAGACCGCCTCCTTATCATCGGCATCCCCATCCTGGTCGTACTCACGGTGGGCGGCTGGCTCATCTGGCACGCCACGGCCGAGCTGGATGATATTGAAGAGCGCACCCTGCAGATTAGTTCTGTGCTCACCATGACCCGCGAGCATTTAGTCCTCGTGGTCATCTCCGCGCTGCTGGTCATCGCCACGGCCGTGCCGCTGGGCATCGTGCTAACGCGCAAGTCCACCAAGTTCATGGCGCCGATTATCACCAGCATCGCGAATATTGGACAGGCCGCGCCCGTCGTCGGTGTCATCGTCCTATTGGCCATCTGGCTCGGCTTTGGCGAGCCTGTGGCCGTCCTCGGCCTCTGGTTCTATGCCTTCTTGCCGGTGCTCGCCAACGTGATTGCGGGTTTGCGGGGTGTGGATAAGCAGCTTGTCGAGGCCGCCTACGGCCTCAGCATGTCACCAATCCAAGTGCTCACCAAGGTCGAGCTGCCCATGGCCCTGCCGGTCATCATGACCGGCATCCGCACCTCCCTGGTGCTCTTGGTCGGCGCCGGTGCGTTTGCCACCTTTATTGATGCCGGCGGCCTCGGCGGGCTGATTACCACCGGTATTACCCTCTACCGCAACCCTATTCTCATCTCTGGCGCGGTCCTCATCGCCGCCTTAGCCTTAGCGGTCGAATGGGTGGGCCGCGTTCTTGAGGTTGTCTTCGCCCCGAAGGGAATGATCAAATGA
- a CDS encoding ABC transporter ATP-binding protein produces MSDSTHASSTRSADASNSGASIVFDHVTKAYSGQDSPAVEDLSFEIPAGELVAFVGPSGCGKTTSLKMINRLVEPTRGTIYIDGEDATKKNPTQLRRDIGYVIQGGGLIPHMSVADNIALVPKLKKWKADKIAQRTDELLDMVGLDPATYRDRFPSELSGGQQQRVGVARGLAADPPVVLMDEPFGAVDPITRTRLQDELVNIQSELKKTIICVTHDIDEAIKLGHRIFIFEPGGKISQYDTPENILAAPANDFVADFIGSGSALKQLSLRRADELELADQATARIGESTTEALARLREAGEEMVVIVDDKGHPRDWIFARQLERYETIPEPQFELNSVVDAHSTLSDAMSAMLASSHSGALVTRRGEFVGVLYYETVTDYIQQMNAAAQEALDDQEVDSGGEI; encoded by the coding sequence ATGTCCGATTCAACGCACGCATCATCCACACGCTCTGCGGACGCGAGCAATAGCGGTGCCAGCATTGTCTTCGATCACGTCACCAAGGCCTATTCGGGCCAAGACTCCCCCGCCGTGGAGGACCTTTCCTTCGAAATTCCGGCAGGCGAGCTGGTCGCTTTCGTCGGCCCGTCTGGTTGCGGTAAGACCACCTCGCTAAAGATGATTAACCGCTTGGTGGAGCCGACCCGCGGCACCATTTATATCGATGGCGAGGATGCCACCAAGAAAAATCCCACGCAGCTGCGCCGCGATATTGGCTACGTCATCCAAGGCGGCGGCCTCATCCCGCACATGTCCGTCGCGGATAATATTGCGCTTGTGCCCAAGCTGAAGAAGTGGAAGGCCGATAAGATTGCTCAGCGCACCGATGAACTTTTGGATATGGTCGGGCTCGATCCTGCAACCTACCGCGATCGCTTCCCCAGCGAGCTATCCGGCGGCCAGCAACAGCGCGTCGGCGTCGCCCGCGGCCTAGCTGCGGATCCGCCGGTGGTCTTGATGGACGAGCCTTTCGGCGCGGTCGACCCCATCACCCGCACGCGCCTGCAGGATGAATTGGTCAATATCCAGTCCGAGCTGAAAAAGACCATCATCTGCGTCACGCACGATATCGATGAGGCCATCAAGCTGGGCCACCGCATCTTCATCTTTGAGCCGGGCGGGAAGATCAGCCAGTACGATACGCCCGAAAATATCCTCGCCGCGCCCGCGAATGACTTCGTGGCCGACTTCATTGGTTCCGGCTCTGCCCTAAAGCAGCTCAGCCTGCGCCGCGCGGACGAGCTGGAGCTTGCGGATCAGGCAACCGCGCGCATCGGTGAATCCACAACCGAGGCCCTAGCGCGCCTGCGCGAAGCCGGCGAAGAAATGGTGGTCATCGTCGATGACAAGGGCCATCCCCGCGACTGGATCTTCGCCCGCCAGCTCGAGCGCTACGAGACCATTCCGGAGCCGCAGTTCGAGCTCAACTCCGTTGTGGATGCGCACTCTACGCTAAGCGATGCCATGTCCGCCATGCTTGCTTCCTCCCACAGCGGCGCGCTTGTTACCCGCCGCGGTGAATTCGTGGGCGTTTTGTACTACGAAACGGTCACGGATTATATCCAGCAGATGAATGCCGCCGCCCAAGAGGCTTTAGATGACCAGGAGGTGGATTCCGGTGGAGAAATTTAA
- a CDS encoding ABC transporter permease, with protein sequence MNEFIAARWQDILFRSYQHASLVIQSVAVALVIALIIAIFVAQRPRGAAIANALTSIGLTLPSLALLGLAIPLFGIGTIPSVALVVFYAVLPILRNAIVGLHTVSDDVIESARGQGMSSTAILFRIRLPLAWPVIMTGIRVSTQMSMGVAAIAAYALGPGLGGYIYSGLSQIGGTNALNFTLVGTIGVVIIALIVDAILAGIQKLTTPKGI encoded by the coding sequence ATGAACGAATTTATCGCTGCGCGCTGGCAGGATATCCTTTTCCGCAGTTACCAGCACGCAAGCCTTGTCATCCAATCAGTTGCCGTGGCCCTGGTCATCGCGTTGATTATTGCCATCTTTGTGGCCCAGCGCCCGCGCGGTGCGGCTATCGCTAATGCCTTGACCTCCATTGGCCTGACCTTGCCATCGCTGGCGCTCCTTGGTCTTGCCATCCCGCTGTTTGGCATCGGCACCATACCGTCGGTTGCCCTCGTGGTCTTTTATGCCGTCCTTCCCATCCTGCGCAATGCGATCGTCGGCTTGCACACTGTCAGCGACGATGTCATCGAATCCGCCCGCGGGCAGGGCATGAGCTCGACGGCTATCCTCTTCCGCATCCGGCTGCCGCTGGCCTGGCCGGTGATTATGACCGGCATTCGCGTCTCCACCCAGATGTCTATGGGTGTTGCCGCCATCGCCGCCTACGCGCTCGGCCCAGGACTGGGTGGATATATCTACTCAGGGCTCAGCCAAATCGGCGGCACCAACGCACTTAATTTCACGCTGGTGGGCACCATCGGCGTCGTCATCATTGCGCTCATTGTGGATGCGATTCTCGCAGGAATCCAAAAATTGACCACCCCGAAAGGTATCTAA
- a CDS encoding sulfite exporter TauE/SafE family protein, with protein sequence MFLGISSDAWVYIFIGVLILVGTITQGSIGFGLGTIATPIIALLRPDLVPTLILLLALCISIYTLARTYRETSWRLVGISVIARIPGSFAGAWAIASLSHDGLSIFIGCAVLLAMSLSSLGWSPEPTRRNTVLAGLTSGFLGTSTSIGGPPMALIMKRFDPQRTRGSLAGTFVIGTVMSLIILGFNGQVTQPQVYAAAAYSPLVVVGLFIANYLNHFIDTKRLNRIVTVVAITAALALIGQVLFF encoded by the coding sequence ATGTTCTTGGGAATCTCTTCAGACGCGTGGGTCTACATCTTTATTGGTGTGCTCATTTTGGTCGGCACTATCACTCAGGGCTCGATCGGCTTTGGGCTCGGCACCATCGCCACTCCCATCATCGCGCTCTTGCGCCCGGATTTAGTCCCCACGCTCATCTTGCTCCTCGCGCTGTGCATTTCCATCTACACGCTGGCGCGAACCTACCGCGAAACCTCATGGCGCTTGGTCGGCATATCCGTCATCGCCCGCATTCCGGGCTCGTTCGCCGGCGCGTGGGCAATCGCATCCCTCTCACACGATGGCCTTTCCATCTTCATCGGCTGCGCCGTGCTCTTGGCGATGTCCCTCTCCAGCCTCGGCTGGAGCCCCGAGCCCACCAGGCGCAATACCGTTCTTGCCGGCCTTACCTCCGGATTCCTGGGAACCTCTACCTCCATCGGTGGCCCACCGATGGCGCTGATTATGAAGCGCTTCGACCCACAGCGCACGCGCGGCAGCCTCGCCGGCACCTTTGTGATCGGTACCGTCATGTCCCTTATCATCCTAGGCTTTAATGGCCAGGTGACCCAGCCACAGGTCTACGCCGCCGCGGCCTATAGCCCGTTAGTAGTCGTCGGCTTATTCATTGCCAACTACCTCAACCACTTCATCGATACCAAGCGCCTGAACCGCATCGTCACAGTGGTAGCTATTACCGCTGCCCTGGCACTTATCGGCCAAGTGCTGTTTTTCTAG
- a CDS encoding TIGR03089 family protein, whose amino-acid sequence MELLAHLLNADAATPRLTVYNESTGARMDFSAQTLDNWVAKIANMLEEELDLEPDSTIAIDVPTSWQAAVIALGALAAGPSFDFGESAALADVVFTSPSRYLAAQEHQPQADIVLISDDPFGRGIVESGGELPTGAIDFGPTVRFYGDQYFGETQPLPELVTPPGCAERLLSTGWSDKSSFTRAVLEPLAAGGSAVIVAGLCPASRLDEIAANEKVTARL is encoded by the coding sequence ATGGAACTACTCGCCCATCTTTTAAACGCCGATGCCGCCACCCCGCGGCTGACTGTTTATAACGAATCCACCGGCGCGCGCATGGATTTTTCCGCCCAGACGCTCGATAACTGGGTGGCCAAGATCGCCAATATGTTGGAAGAAGAGCTCGACTTGGAGCCGGATTCCACCATCGCCATCGACGTGCCCACCTCGTGGCAGGCCGCCGTCATTGCTTTAGGCGCCCTCGCCGCCGGGCCCAGCTTTGATTTCGGTGAATCGGCCGCGCTTGCCGATGTCGTCTTTACCTCCCCCTCCCGCTACCTCGCCGCCCAAGAGCACCAGCCGCAGGCCGATATCGTGCTCATCAGCGACGACCCCTTTGGCCGCGGCATCGTTGAATCCGGCGGGGAACTGCCCACCGGTGCCATCGACTTCGGCCCCACCGTCCGTTTTTATGGAGATCAGTACTTTGGTGAAACCCAGCCCCTGCCGGAATTGGTGACCCCGCCCGGCTGCGCCGAGCGGCTGCTATCTACCGGGTGGAGCGATAAATCTTCCTTCACCCGCGCCGTCCTCGAGCCCTTAGCGGCCGGCGGCTCCGCCGTCATCGTCGCTGGACTCTGCCCCGCGTCCCGCCTGGATGAAATTGCAGCGAATGAGAAAGTAACCGCCCGGCTCTAG